In one Candidatus Nomurabacteria bacterium genomic region, the following are encoded:
- a CDS encoding NAD(P)/FAD-dependent oxidoreductase, translating into MSTIVETRVLIIGTGFSGIGMGIKLQKAGINDFVILEKAHEFGGTWRDNVYPGIACDVPAHLYSFSFEPNPNWSRMWAPGAEIQKYLVSVADKHRLREHTVFGSKVVQVVWNEAEFRWHVSTEDDREYVAQFVVSGVGALHVPSVPDIPGRQSFQGAQFHTAEWDSSVSLEGKRVAVVGTGASAIQVVPGIIDKVDKLTLFQRTPAWVVTRPDWKIPRLAQLGFKWIPGTRMATRLGIHLWQESIGEGMTKHLQLLKVIEFLGKRDINRKISDPELRRKLTPSYSAGCKRIGFAVGFYEALNSPKADVTTDSIVSVTENGIITKDNAGKETLHEVDIIVWATGFHVADSYRYMGTIVGGGGNNLVDMWNKTGMDAHRGITVADMPNLFFLLGPNTGLGHNSVVIMIEAQIDYVVQAIRAVDKRKAAALSPTKNAQAAYNDWVQHELDHTVQNTGGCTSWYFDEHGKNRVLWPGHTGAYRRAVRKLDSREYIFFGRGKKVATTK; encoded by the coding sequence ATGTCAACAATAGTCGAAACACGTGTGCTAATCATTGGCACCGGGTTTTCTGGTATCGGTATGGGCATCAAGCTGCAAAAAGCCGGCATCAACGATTTCGTAATTCTTGAGAAAGCACACGAATTCGGAGGTACCTGGCGAGACAACGTCTACCCGGGCATCGCCTGCGACGTTCCCGCCCACCTCTACTCGTTTTCCTTCGAACCGAATCCCAACTGGTCTCGCATGTGGGCTCCTGGCGCGGAAATCCAGAAGTATCTGGTATCCGTAGCCGACAAGCACCGCCTGCGTGAACATACTGTGTTTGGATCGAAGGTCGTACAAGTCGTGTGGAATGAGGCCGAGTTCCGCTGGCACGTCTCTACCGAAGATGACCGTGAGTATGTCGCACAGTTCGTCGTTTCGGGCGTAGGCGCTCTGCATGTTCCGTCAGTTCCTGACATTCCTGGACGTCAATCGTTCCAGGGAGCCCAGTTTCATACTGCGGAATGGGACAGTAGCGTTAGCCTCGAAGGTAAGCGTGTCGCTGTTGTCGGTACTGGCGCAAGTGCAATTCAAGTGGTACCGGGCATCATCGACAAAGTCGATAAGCTTACATTGTTCCAGCGTACTCCCGCCTGGGTCGTCACTCGACCCGACTGGAAGATTCCGCGACTGGCGCAACTTGGTTTCAAATGGATTCCCGGCACTCGCATGGCAACCCGTCTCGGCATTCACCTGTGGCAAGAGTCCATCGGTGAAGGCATGACCAAGCATCTGCAGTTGCTAAAGGTTATCGAGTTCCTAGGGAAACGCGACATCAATCGGAAAATTTCCGACCCAGAATTACGTCGCAAGCTTACGCCGAGCTACTCAGCCGGATGCAAACGAATCGGATTTGCCGTTGGCTTCTATGAGGCCCTCAACAGTCCGAAGGCGGATGTAACCACTGATTCAATCGTCAGCGTTACCGAAAACGGCATCATCACCAAAGACAATGCCGGCAAAGAAACGTTGCACGAGGTCGACATCATCGTCTGGGCTACCGGATTCCACGTTGCGGATTCATACCGCTACATGGGGACGATTGTCGGCGGCGGCGGTAATAATCTGGTCGATATGTGGAATAAGACTGGCATGGACGCGCATCGGGGTATCACCGTTGCGGATATGCCTAATCTGTTTTTCCTACTCGGCCCGAACACTGGTCTGGGGCACAACTCGGTCGTCATCATGATCGAAGCTCAGATCGATTACGTCGTCCAGGCAATTAGAGCGGTCGACAAGCGAAAAGCAGCGGCACTGTCACCCACCAAAAATGCGCAAGCCGCTTACAACGACTGGGTGCAGCACGAGCTTGACCATACCGTTCAGAATACTGGCGGTTGTACAAGCTGGTACTTCGACGAACATGGCAAAAACCGCGTGTTGTGGCCTGGCCACACCGGTGCGTATCGACGCGCTGTGCGCAAACTGGATTCGAGGGAGTACATCTTCTTCGGACGCGGCAAAAAAGTCGCAACCACCAAATAA
- a CDS encoding RNA-binding protein → MASQNLFVGSLAFATTDDSLKAHFEQIGAVVSARVIMDRESGRSRGFGFVEFENDDDNQKAVDQLNGKELDGRPINVSIARPKN, encoded by the coding sequence ATGGCATCACAGAATTTGTTTGTTGGTAGCCTTGCATTCGCAACGACTGATGACAGCCTGAAAGCTCATTTTGAGCAAATCGGTGCAGTTGTCAGCGCCCGTGTCATCATGGACCGCGAATCAGGCCGCAGCCGAGGATTTGGATTCGTCGAATTTGAAAACGACGATGACAACCAAAAGGCAGTCGACCAACTAAACGGTAAAGAACTCGATGGCCGCCCGATTAACGTAAGTATCGCGCGCCCAAAGAACTAA